In Deltaproteobacteria bacterium, the following are encoded in one genomic region:
- a CDS encoding 30S ribosomal protein S12 yields MPTINQLVKHGRAKQRRKVAAPALQRSPQKRGVCTRVYTQTPKKPNSALRKVARVRLTNGIEVTTYIPGIGHNLQEHSVVLLRGGRVKDLPGVRYHIIRGTLDSIGVQDRRQGRSKYGAKRPK; encoded by the coding sequence ATGCCGACGATTAACCAATTAGTGAAGCATGGGCGCGCCAAGCAGCGGCGTAAGGTTGCTGCGCCCGCCCTGCAGCGCTCGCCGCAAAAGCGCGGCGTGTGTACGCGCGTCTATACGCAGACGCCGAAGAAGCCGAACTCGGCCTTGCGGAAGGTCGCCCGCGTGCGCTTGACCAACGGCATCGAGGTCACCACGTATATCCCCGGTATTGGCCACAATCTGCAGGAGCATTCAGTCGTGCTGTTGCGCGGCGGTCGCGTGAAGGATCTGCCGGGTGTGCGGTATCACATCATTCGCGGGACTCTGGATTCGATTGGAGTTCAGGACCGAAGACAAGGGCGCTCGAAGTACGGAGCCAAACGGCCCAAGTAG